The genomic interval TGGATAAAACTGTGCAATTTTATAACTGTTATTCCCATCTTTTGGAAAATGTTCATAACCAGATCTACCACCTTGTGTTCTATTATTATTGATATTATACCACCAAGAAATATTAAATTTAAATGTTTCTCCTGCAGCTAAAGATTTTGGTAAATTAATACGCATCATAGTTTGATTAATGGTATAGGATAATTTACTACCATTTATATTTGTAACGCTTGTTATATTAAAACCACCTTCGAAAGCTTTGTCTGGAAAAGCTCGATTAAACCATCTTTTGCTTAATTTTTTTCTAATTTTATTTGGTTGAATATCTGGAGTTTTAGAATCTGAAGCTCTTACATTTTGATCTAATTGAACCCATAAATAAGGCAATTCATCTGCAGAATTATTATGATATGTTATGGTTTCTGAACCTGTAATTTTTTTGTTATCATCATCTAAAACAATATCCATTGTATAATCAACCTGTTGTTGTGTATACTCCTTTCCTGGTGCACCAGAAGCAGTATGTTGATTGTTAGGCGTTGCTAAAACGTCTTTTAATTGTCTAAACTTATTCTGGTTTGTATGTCCTTCTTTTGTTATTTTCTTGTCTTGTGCTAAAGAACTAGCAGCAACAAAAAAAACACAAAATACTAGTTGTGTAATTTTTTTCATTTGTAAGTAAATTTGGATGATATAAAATATCTTTAAGATTTTTTAAAATTATAATTTCCATTGAAATGGAGTTCTAAATTAAGAATATGTGATGTAATAAGTTAAATAATGTTAAAACTTTAACAAACCTTTATCATTATTTTTAGAAAGCATCACACTTTTATATTTTTTATCAACTTTTGCTTTGATAAGATTTTGTTGTTTTTCGTAGTTTTTTACTAAAACAGTGTTAGTAACTTCTATCGTTTTTATAGACGGAATGTCTTCAATTTCTAGATAAAAATAAACCAAATCCCCTTCGTATTCTTTTCCTATATAGTTGAATTTCGTTAAACTATCGTTTACTTTTAATTGTAAGTTTTCAGATAAATACTTATTAAAATAAGTATTGTTGTTTTTTAACTCATCTTTTGTAGTGAGTTGTAAATCAATAGCATATTCTTCGTTTAAGGCATATTCTATATCATCCATAAAAACATTCATAATAATTTGAATGGATTTTTTTTCTGATGAATATTCTATTTGTGTTAAACTTAAATAATACTTATGTGTAGTAAAAGAGAGTAGTGGAATCAGTAAAAATAATAGGTATATTTTTTTTAATTTCATATAGTTTATAATTTCAAAAACTAAGCCAAATTAGTCTTTTTTAATTATTTTCAGATAACTAATGCTTTCTTCTTGTAAAATTTTAATAACTTTAAGTAACTCATTTTTCTTATATAATTCTTCAATTTCTTTCAAATTGCAATATTCAATAAAATGATAATACTTTTCTTTTGGTATTTTTAAATCTTTATAGAAAAAACTATTTCCAAGTTCTGTTAAAAGTTTTTTTGGAAAATTCTTTTTAAATTTAAGTTCCTTTCTCAAATCCCAATATTCTTTTGAATTTTTTCCATTTGAGAGACTTTGTTTTGTTCCGAAAAACAATCCATTTTCTAATACTTTTTGTATTGGGTCAACTGTTACTTTAGTAGGTTTTACATTTGATTCTATAAAATCTAGCTTTTCTATGATAGGCCTACTAAAATCCATTCTTTTTATTTCATTTACCATGTTTTTAACTCTTTCATGATTTTTATTAATCGGTGTTTTATCTACATCAGAAGTTAACACACTGTTTAAATTATGTTTTTTTATTTCAAACTCATCAAGTTCATAAATTTTAGGTTGTAAATAAATTTTTAATTGATTAAATCCAAAACTCGTTTTTTTGACAATATACTTTTTAGTTTGATGCTGAATTGATGTTATTTTTAAAGTATCACCAACTTTAGCAAAGGTTTTAAAAGTTCCGTCAATTATTGTTGCTGTTGCAATGTTTGATTGAATATTTATAATATGTACATTATTTATTACATCTAAAGAATCTGAAATTATTCCATACAATGGCTTTCTTTCTTGAGAATAAATATTATTAAATATTAATAGTGAAGTAAATATTATAAGTAGTTTTTTTATCAAATAAGAGGATTTTAATTCTTGGTTAATAATAATCTCTCATCATAAATTTTATGAGGAAACTCTTCACTTTCTTTTATTAAAAGATGTGTTAGTTTTATTTTATTATCATTTACAAAAAAATATATGATGTTTTTTTCAATACAGAAATTTAAAAATTGATTGATGTATTCTTTCTTTATCTTTAAGTCTGTTATAAAAAAATCATCAGTATAGTCTTTCCTTATTTGCAATAGTCGTTTATCTTCTAGAGCAATTTCTTTAGCTAATTTTTCTTGTTTATACTTTCCGTTTAATCTATTTAAGATTCCATCTAAATTGACTGTAAAACCAGATTTAATTTTCACTAATGATTTATCTTTTTTACCAGTAACATTGGCATAGGGTAAATTCAAACTTTCAGAATTTACAATAGGTAAATTATGAGGCATTATTTCTTTATCAAGATAAAATATACTTTTAGATTTTTCTAAAACTATTTCTTCAAGAACATGTGTTTTTTCAGATAATTGAACATTTAAATTGTTCTCGGAAATGATTTCTTTAGTGATAACAATCAATTTATCATTTAAATTAATGTGAGAAAAATAAATACTATCACCTTTTTTTATTGGTAACTCAAAGATTCCTTTTTCATTTATAATTGTACCTCTGTTTGTGTTTTTATTAAGAACATGAATGTCTGAAGTTGTATGATTTTTAAGTAAAACTTTACCAACAATTAACTTTCTTTTTTCTTGACCAACAGATGATAAACTGAAAATTATTACTACAATAAATATGATTGTTTTTTTCATTTATACAAAGAAAAGAAGTGTCTCTCTTAAAAATGTATTAATGCATTTGTAAACTTTTGTTAAAACAAATTGTATTTTAGATGCATGAAAAAACTCATCGTAGCAAGTACATCAACGGTACATGGTAGTGGATATCTAGAATATCTTTTACCAACGTTAAAAATCTTTTTTAATGAGGTAAAAGAGTTGTTATTTATTCCTTATGCTAGACCAAGCGGAATTTCTTATGATGAATATACAGCTATTGTTACCAAAGCTTTTTCTACCATTAATATTAACGTAAAAGGAATTCATGAATTTGAGAATCCAAAAGAAGCGATACAAAATGCTGAAGGTATTTTTACAGGGGGTGGGAATACATTTGAGCTAGTGAATCAATTATATAAAAATGATGTTTTAAGCGATTTAAAAGCAGCGGTAGATAATGGAACACCTTATTTAGGTACAAGTGCTGGAAGTAATATTTGTGGTGTTAATATGATGAATACGAATGATATGCCAATAGTCTATCCACCAAGTTTTAAAACGTTAGAATTCATCCCTTTTAATATAAACGCACATTATTTAGATCCTATAAAAGGTTCTAAGCATATGGGAGAAACTAGAGAAACTCGTATTAAAGAATTTCATGTATTTAATGATGTTCCTGTTTTAGGCTTGCGCGAAGGTTCTTGGTTAGAAGTTTCTGGTGATACAATTATTTTAAAAGGTGAGCATTCTGCTAGATTTTTTCAACAAAACAAAGAACCAATTGAGTTAGAAAGTGGGAGCGAGGTTAATAGTTAACATAATCTACAATCTCTAAACCATAACCAATCATACCTACACGTTTTGCTTGTTGTGTATTAGAAACTAGTTTTAATTTACTGATATTAATATCGTGTAAAATTTGAGCACCTATCCCAAAATCTCTAGTATCCATCGTAATTCTAGGCGCTTTTAATTCTCCTTTTACTTGATTATCTTTTAGAATATGTAACCTTTTTAAAAGATTTAAAGATTGTGCTTGTTGATTGATAAATACAATTGCACCTTTTCCTTCGTCATTAATCAACTTAAACATACTGTCTAATTTCTTATCAGCATTATTGGTTAAGGTTCCTAAAATATCATTATTGACTAATGTGGAATTAATTCGTGTTAAAATAGCATCATCTTTAGTCCAATTTCCTTTTGTTAATGCTAAATGTATTTGCTTATTAGTAGTTTGTTGATAGGCTCTTAAACGGAAATTACCAAAACGAGTCTCTATTTCAAAATCTTCTTTCTTTTCAATTAAAGAATCATGTTCCATTCTATAGGCAACCAAATCTTCTATAGAAACTATTTTAATGTCAAACTTTTTTGCAACTTCCAATAATTGAGGTAACCGTGCCATGGTTCCGTCTTCATTCATTATTTCTACAATAACACCTGCGGGTTGTAAACCAGCTAATCTAGCAAAGTCAATAGCAGCTTCTGTATGTCCAGTTCTACGTAAAACACCACCATCTTTAGCTTTTAATGGGAAAATATGTCCTGGACGTGCTAAATCGAATGGTTTTGTATCCTTATCTATTAAAGCTTTTACAGTTTTAGCTCTATCTGCAGCAGATATTCCTGTAGTAACACCGTTACCACGTAAATCTACTGATACTGTAAAGGCAGTTTCTAAAGGATCGGTATTATTATTTACCATCATCCCTAGTTCTAATTCTTTACAACGAGTTTCGGTTAATGGAGCACAAATTAATCCTCTACCATGAGTTGCCATAAAATTGATCATCTCTGGAGTTACAGTTTCTGCCGCTGCTAAAAAATCACCTTCATTTTCTCGATTCTCATCATCTACAACAATAATAATCTTACCTTTTTTAATGTCGCTTATTGCAGATTCTATGGTATTAAGTTGTGTTGGTTTTGTTGTCATTATCTTGTTGTCTTTTTAGATGTAAACCTTTTAAAGAAGTTTGTAATTGGTAAAAATATGCCGTTTAAATTAAGTAGTCCTTTATCTTTTGTTGCTCTAATAGTTAGGAAAATTCCAACCGGTATCATAACAATTGCTGCTATCCAAGAACCTAAAAAAGCGGTTACTGAACTTTCTTCTGCTAAATTTCTACCAAAAGAATTTCCAAAGAAATAAAGGACATAGGTAGATATAGCTAATATCATTGGTAATCCAAATCCACCTTTTCTAATTATAGAACCTAATGGTGCTCCAATAAAAAATAATATTAAACAAGAAAATGAAAAGGCAATTCTATTATAGAATTCTACATCATACAAATTCAACCTTTTTCTTCTTTTCTTAAGAATTTCTTTATTATTTTTTATGTTTTTAAATGTACTTCTAGCTCTAGATAAGGAAGAACTTAAAATGGTAGTTTTCTGTTTTAAATTGAAATTACTTAAAATATCTGGACTTAAATTTTTTGTTTTTAAAGAATCTGGATAACTGTGAAGTGTTTTTGCCTGTGTATTTGAATAAACATTTATAGATCTTACCCTTATAAATTCATCAAAACTAGTTTTCATTTTTGGAATTGTGTCTTTTAATTGACCTAAACTAAGCATATTATAAACACCACTCCAGTTTTCTTTATCTAAGTCATCATCAGAAAGTGAAGATATATCGATGTTAAATTCATATTCATCAAATTTTGCACTTGATGCAGGCATTTTTTTTCTTGCTTTAAAAGAGGTGTTATTCCTTATATGCTCTTCGTAATAATAGCCATTATAGAGTATTAAAGTCATGTACTTGCTTCCTTCTTCAGAAGCTATTTTTCCACGCTCAGCTGTGATTACTTTCTGATTTCCTTTTTTACTAGTTAAATCATAGATTAAAACTTTTTTTAATAAGTTTTCTTCTTCACCATATTTTTCATCAAACTTTATTTGATAATTAGGAATGTCTGCATTAAAACTACCAGGAACTAAAGCCATAGCGGGCTTTTTCTTTTTTATGTTGATGTATAAATTTTTCTGCTTTAACATAGCGTGAGGATAAATGTTGTTTAAAAAAACAAAATTAATTCCACTCATGAAAAACGTAAGAATTATTAAAGGTCTTACCAACCTTTGTAAGGAAATGCCTGTAGATTTTGCGGCTGCAAATTCATAATTTTCAGACAAATTACCCAATGCCATAATAGACGAGAGCAGGATACCAATTGGCAATGCTTGCGGTGATACAATAAGTGACGTGTAAAAAAGAAACTTTAAGATAAATACAATACTAATACCTTTTCCAGCAATATCATCAAAAGTTAGCCATAACGCTTGCATTACCAGTACAAAAAGTACAATAAAGAAGGTGGCGAAAAATGGAACTAGAAAACTTTTTAATATATATCTATCAAGTATTTTCATCGACTAACTTTCATCAAAAACAACTAATCGATTAGATAATTTTGTTTAAGATATTTTGCTTTGTCAAAAGTAAAGAGTTTTTCTGAGATAGTTTGATTGCTTTTGAATTGATTAATAGTAAATGTGGTTTTAGAACCATTACTACCAACTTGAATTAATTTATAGATGTGTTTTGTTTTTGCATCAACACCTAATTGAACTTTAGTAATATCCGAATTACTATCAATAGGGGTTAAATCTACATACTGTACTTTTCTTCCTTTTATGGTTTTTAAAGCGCCCATTTTAAAGTTATAGCCTTCTTTGTAAAAGGTTAATAATTTAGAAGGATAGATAAATCCATCTTGCTCTTCCATATCTCCATCATTAATAGAAATCTCTTTGTCTTCATTATTAATGATGTACAATTTATTTCCATCAAAAATAAAGGTGTTCCCTAAATAATCTAAATTATATTTTTCTCCTTGTAACATAATGTTTCCTCTAATTGGAGGATCATCTGTAATACCAACTTCATCATTTGTTAATGTTGAACTAAAAGCAATTTTCATATTGTCGTAAGCACCCATTTTAGTAGAAACTTCATCTAATAATTGTTTTGCTTTAGACGTTGTATTTTGTCCAGATATTGTTATGCTTAAAAGTAATGTGATAAATAATATTGATAATTTTTTCATCTTTTTTATTGATTCTTTTCGTTTGCTAATAATTGTTCCAAAGCAATAAAATCGGGTACTAATACTTGTCTTGCTTTACTTCCTTCAAAAGGACCAACAATTCCGGCAGCTTCTAATTGATCTATTAATCTACCTGCTCTATTGTACCCAAGTTTTAATTTTCTTTGTAATAAAGACGCAGAACCTTGCTGTGCTGTAACAATAACTTCTGCTGCTTCTTTAAACAACTTGTCTCTATCTGATATATTATTATCAAGACTTGTGCCACTTTCTTCACCAACATATTCTGGAAGTAAATGTGCTTCTGCATAGGCTCTCTGTG from Lutibacter sp. Hel_I_33_5 carries:
- the ribB gene encoding 3,4-dihydroxy-2-butanone-4-phosphate synthase, giving the protein MTTKPTQLNTIESAISDIKKGKIIIVVDDENRENEGDFLAAAETVTPEMINFMATHGRGLICAPLTETRCKELELGMMVNNNTDPLETAFTVSVDLRGNGVTTGISAADRAKTVKALIDKDTKPFDLARPGHIFPLKAKDGGVLRRTGHTEAAIDFARLAGLQPAGVIVEIMNEDGTMARLPQLLEVAKKFDIKIVSIEDLVAYRMEHDSLIEKKEDFEIETRFGNFRLRAYQQTTNKQIHLALTKGNWTKDDAILTRINSTLVNNDILGTLTNNADKKLDSMFKLINDEGKGAIVFINQQAQSLNLLKRLHILKDNQVKGELKAPRITMDTRDFGIGAQILHDINISKLKLVSNTQQAKRVGMIGYGLEIVDYVNY
- the pepE gene encoding dipeptidase PepE; the protein is MKKLIVASTSTVHGSGYLEYLLPTLKIFFNEVKELLFIPYARPSGISYDEYTAIVTKAFSTININVKGIHEFENPKEAIQNAEGIFTGGGNTFELVNQLYKNDVLSDLKAAVDNGTPYLGTSAGSNICGVNMMNTNDMPIVYPPSFKTLEFIPFNINAHYLDPIKGSKHMGETRETRIKEFHVFNDVPVLGLREGSWLEVSGDTIILKGEHSARFFQQNKEPIELESGSEVNS
- a CDS encoding LptF/LptG family permease, which codes for MKILDRYILKSFLVPFFATFFIVLFVLVMQALWLTFDDIAGKGISIVFILKFLFYTSLIVSPQALPIGILLSSIMALGNLSENYEFAAAKSTGISLQRLVRPLIILTFFMSGINFVFLNNIYPHAMLKQKNLYINIKKKKPAMALVPGSFNADIPNYQIKFDEKYGEEENLLKKVLIYDLTSKKGNQKVITAERGKIASEEGSKYMTLILYNGYYYEEHIRNNTSFKARKKMPASSAKFDEYEFNIDISSLSDDDLDKENWSGVYNMLSLGQLKDTIPKMKTSFDEFIRVRSINVYSNTQAKTLHSYPDSLKTKNLSPDILSNFNLKQKTTILSSSLSRARSTFKNIKNNKEILKKRRKRLNLYDVEFYNRIAFSFSCLILFFIGAPLGSIIRKGGFGLPMILAISTYVLYFFGNSFGRNLAEESSVTAFLGSWIAAIVMIPVGIFLTIRATKDKGLLNLNGIFLPITNFFKRFTSKKTTR
- a CDS encoding outer membrane lipoprotein carrier protein LolA — protein: MKKLSILFITLLLSITISGQNTTSKAKQLLDEVSTKMGAYDNMKIAFSSTLTNDEVGITDDPPIRGNIMLQGEKYNLDYLGNTFIFDGNKLYIINNEDKEISINDGDMEEQDGFIYPSKLLTFYKEGYNFKMGALKTIKGRKVQYVDLTPIDSNSDITKVQLGVDAKTKHIYKLIQVGSNGSKTTFTINQFKSNQTISEKLFTFDKAKYLKQNYLID
- a CDS encoding DUF6702 family protein; its protein translation is MKLKKIYLLFLLIPLLSFTTHKYYLSLTQIEYSSEKKSIQIIMNVFMDDIEYALNEEYAIDLQLTTKDELKNNNTYFNKYLSENLQLKVNDSLTKFNYIGKEYEGDLVYFYLEIEDIPSIKTIEVTNTVLVKNYEKQQNLIKAKVDKKYKSVMLSKNNDKGLLKF